From a single Sinorhizobium sp. RAC02 genomic region:
- a CDS encoding flagellin: MSSILTNTSAMAALQTLRTINNDMETTQGRISSGQRVGAAKDNAAYWSIATTMRSDNAALSAVQDALGLGAAKVDVAYGGVEAAIDVVKTLKQKLVTATEQGVDKVKVQEEITQLQDQLKSIGASATFNGENWLAGGSAETTVVTGFVRGDDGTVKVTTATYDSAANALFGAYDPSTGEVDDSTGYLADTLAIELTDATTDAEVAGHLDTIETALTNLAKAGSNLGSLSMRIGLQEDFASKLTSALDKGIGRLVDADMNEESTRLKALQTQQQLAIQSLSIANSNSQNILSLFR, translated from the coding sequence ATGTCGAGCATTCTCACCAACACCTCTGCCATGGCAGCTCTCCAGACGCTGCGCACGATCAACAACGACATGGAAACGACGCAGGGCCGCATTTCGTCCGGCCAGCGCGTTGGCGCGGCTAAGGACAACGCTGCCTACTGGTCGATCGCGACCACCATGCGTTCCGACAATGCAGCCCTTTCCGCTGTTCAGGACGCTCTCGGCCTCGGCGCCGCCAAGGTTGACGTCGCTTACGGCGGTGTCGAAGCTGCCATCGACGTCGTCAAGACGCTGAAGCAGAAGCTCGTCACCGCAACCGAGCAGGGCGTTGACAAGGTCAAGGTCCAGGAAGAAATCACCCAGCTTCAGGACCAGCTCAAGAGCATCGGCGCATCCGCCACGTTCAACGGCGAAAACTGGCTGGCCGGCGGCTCCGCCGAAACCACGGTTGTCACCGGCTTCGTGCGCGGCGACGACGGTACGGTCAAGGTCACGACGGCAACCTACGACTCGGCTGCAAACGCCCTGTTCGGTGCCTATGACCCGTCCACCGGCGAAGTCGACGACAGCACGGGCTACCTGGCCGACACGCTCGCTATCGAGCTGACCGACGCCACGACCGACGCTGAAGTTGCAGGCCACCTCGACACGATCGAAACGGCTCTGACCAACCTCGCCAAGGCTGGCTCGAACCTCGGCTCGCTCTCCATGCGTATCGGCCTGCAGGAAGACTTCGCTTCGAAGCTGACTTCGGCCCTCGACAAGGGTATCGGCCGCCTGGTCGACGCCGACATGAACGAGGAATCGACCCGCCTGAAGGCTCTGCAGACCCAGCAGCAGCTCGCCATCCAGTCGCTGTCGATCGCGAACTCCAACTCGCAGAACATCCTCTCGCTCTTCCGTTAA
- the fliP gene encoding flagellar type III secretion system pore protein FliP (The bacterial flagellar biogenesis protein FliP forms a type III secretion system (T3SS)-type pore required for flagellar assembly.) has product MIRALLTFVAMMAMTGMAYAQQQLQLPEGLLNGQIDGSAASWIIRTFGLLTILSVAPGILIMVTSFPRFVIAFSILRSGMGLATTPSNMILVSLALFMTFYVMAPTFDRAWQNGVEPLIANQIDETEAAKRIAEPFREFMVANTRDKDIELFISLAEERGQTVVQDNVADLRVVIPAFMISEIRRGFEIGFLVVLPFLVIDMIVATITMAMGMMMLPPTSISLPFKILFFVLIDGWNLLVGSLVRSFS; this is encoded by the coding sequence ATGATTCGTGCCCTTCTGACCTTCGTCGCCATGATGGCGATGACCGGTATGGCCTACGCCCAGCAGCAGTTGCAGCTGCCGGAGGGGCTTCTCAACGGGCAAATCGACGGCTCGGCCGCCTCCTGGATCATTCGCACCTTCGGACTGCTGACCATCCTTTCGGTCGCGCCCGGCATCCTCATCATGGTGACGAGCTTTCCGCGCTTCGTCATCGCGTTCTCGATCCTGCGCTCCGGCATGGGGCTTGCCACCACGCCGTCCAACATGATTCTCGTGTCGCTCGCGCTGTTCATGACCTTCTACGTCATGGCGCCGACCTTCGACCGCGCCTGGCAGAACGGAGTCGAGCCGCTGATCGCCAACCAGATTGATGAAACGGAAGCCGCCAAGCGCATCGCCGAGCCGTTCCGCGAATTCATGGTGGCCAATACCCGCGACAAGGATATCGAGCTCTTCATCTCGCTTGCCGAAGAGCGCGGCCAGACGGTCGTGCAGGACAACGTTGCGGACCTGCGCGTCGTCATCCCGGCCTTCATGATTTCTGAAATCCGCCGCGGCTTCGAAATCGGCTTCCTGGTCGTTCTTCCCTTCCTCGTCATCGACATGATCGTCGCCACCATCACCATGGCCATGGGCATGATGATGCTGCCGCCGACATCGATTTCGCTGCCCTTCAAGATCCTGTTCTTCGTGCTCATCGATGGCTGGAATCTGCTCGTCGGCAGCCTCGTGCGGTCCTTCAGTTAG
- a CDS encoding flagellin has translation MTSILTNVAAMSALNTLRSIGSAMETTQGRVSSGMRVGEAADNAAYWSIATTMRSDNMALSAVQDALGLGAAKVDTAYAGMEAAIDVVKEMKKKVTAATEQGVDKAKVQEEITQLQQQLVSIASGAAFNGQNWLVFDSTAADVVADKTIVSGFVRDASGTVKVNTTVYTLDELTADGQNVLFGTVDTADHLQSAGGILGTSGDDIDPTANTYSITDTVVTLDITDFTDAEMAEALNLTEAAIQLMTKAASQLGSISMRIDLQEDFASKLIDAIDSGIGRLVDADMNEESTRLKALQTQQQLGIQALSIANSSAEGILTLFR, from the coding sequence ATGACCAGCATTCTGACCAACGTCGCGGCAATGTCCGCGCTCAATACCCTGCGCTCTATCGGCAGCGCCATGGAAACCACGCAGGGCCGCGTATCGTCCGGCATGCGCGTCGGTGAAGCCGCCGACAACGCCGCCTATTGGTCGATCGCTACCACCATGCGCTCCGATAACATGGCGCTTTCCGCCGTTCAGGACGCCCTCGGCCTCGGTGCTGCCAAGGTAGATACCGCCTATGCCGGTATGGAAGCCGCCATCGACGTCGTGAAGGAAATGAAGAAGAAGGTTACGGCGGCGACCGAACAGGGCGTCGACAAGGCCAAGGTTCAGGAAGAAATCACGCAGCTTCAGCAGCAGCTGGTTTCCATCGCCTCCGGCGCAGCTTTCAACGGCCAGAACTGGCTCGTCTTCGACAGCACCGCTGCCGACGTCGTTGCCGACAAGACGATCGTTTCGGGCTTCGTTCGTGATGCTTCCGGTACGGTCAAGGTCAACACCACGGTCTACACGCTGGACGAACTGACCGCCGACGGCCAGAACGTCCTGTTCGGCACGGTCGACACGGCCGATCACCTCCAGAGCGCCGGCGGTATCCTCGGCACGTCCGGTGACGACATCGACCCGACCGCCAACACCTATTCCATCACCGACACCGTCGTGACGCTGGACATCACCGACTTCACCGACGCCGAGATGGCCGAAGCCCTCAACCTGACGGAAGCCGCCATCCAGCTGATGACCAAGGCTGCTTCGCAGCTCGGCTCGATCTCCATGCGCATCGACCTGCAGGAAGACTTCGCTTCCAAGCTCATCGACGCCATCGACAGCGGTATCGGCCGCCTCGTCGACGCCGACATGAACGAAGAATCGACCCGCCTCAAGGCCCTGCAGACCCAGCAGCAGCTCGGCATCCAGGCCCTGTCGATCGCCAACTCCTCGGCCGAAGGCATCCTCACGCTCTTCCGTTAA
- a CDS encoding flagellar hook-length control protein FliK: MSNTANGILGAAPHLTSAKNKAGHAKTAETAPKSGDFASTVANLAGRGGEGGRKGANLSIPASVTAARSISAEQTGDTRIRTSNSSLPAIAEVLRRAGAEKAADKAAATSDELAGLKAEPGETVRGNAAPGEKAAAETGGKTTGGKADADSGTKTAAQASARPDADPIAKTDKAFDEKPVAFHDLADKPGEKSRTETQGKTKAESTDLKSDKVPDADAEAGAVPDTGSTADVGNLLALLTAPNAVAQVVANGQAAAAGGQNGDEQPDGEVKGRIDAHGDASSALADGAHADAAAVETAAAKSESDTDQLFRLIRADGKGRDVDMSISADGERTAVRDANPTGAKGETVTVVDARRYIGLASTGNSAAVTTALTQDPSWAASLSSTGSLLQPHEAMTGKVVNTLKIQMHPIELGLVTATLRLHGDELTVSLQVQTAEAYRQLSDDQDAMVKALRDQGFAVDQVSVQFTPADRNSGTQQGDGQSQQQQQQPQFSSQPQAREGGNGRQGAEGQAARSFAREEASHEGTTSDNAAGLAGGQSLRSGGVYL; this comes from the coding sequence TTGAGCAACACCGCGAACGGAATTTTGGGCGCCGCGCCGCATCTGACGTCGGCAAAGAACAAGGCAGGACACGCGAAGACCGCGGAGACCGCTCCCAAAAGTGGCGATTTCGCCAGCACCGTGGCAAACCTTGCCGGACGGGGAGGCGAGGGCGGCCGCAAGGGCGCAAACCTCTCGATCCCCGCCAGTGTCACTGCGGCGCGCTCCATATCGGCCGAGCAGACCGGTGACACGCGGATCAGGACGTCGAATTCGAGCCTGCCGGCTATTGCCGAAGTGCTGCGCAGGGCTGGCGCCGAAAAGGCTGCTGACAAGGCTGCTGCCACGTCCGATGAGCTGGCCGGCTTAAAGGCCGAACCCGGTGAGACCGTGCGTGGTAATGCTGCACCCGGCGAAAAGGCTGCGGCCGAAACCGGCGGGAAAACAACCGGTGGGAAAGCGGATGCAGACAGCGGCACGAAGACCGCCGCGCAGGCTTCAGCGAGACCTGATGCCGACCCAATCGCCAAAACGGACAAGGCCTTTGACGAGAAGCCTGTCGCATTCCACGACCTTGCGGATAAGCCGGGTGAGAAATCGCGTACCGAGACACAGGGCAAGACCAAGGCCGAGTCCACTGATCTCAAATCCGACAAGGTACCCGATGCCGATGCCGAAGCCGGCGCTGTACCGGACACCGGCAGCACGGCCGACGTCGGCAATCTGCTGGCGCTTCTAACCGCTCCGAATGCCGTCGCGCAGGTCGTGGCCAACGGCCAGGCGGCCGCGGCAGGTGGGCAGAATGGCGACGAGCAGCCTGATGGCGAGGTGAAGGGCCGGATCGATGCCCACGGCGATGCCTCCTCGGCATTGGCGGATGGAGCGCATGCCGATGCTGCTGCCGTCGAGACGGCCGCAGCCAAGTCAGAATCCGATACCGATCAGCTCTTTCGGCTTATCCGGGCCGACGGCAAGGGTCGCGACGTCGACATGAGCATTTCCGCCGATGGTGAACGCACGGCCGTTCGTGACGCCAATCCGACCGGCGCGAAGGGGGAGACGGTGACGGTGGTCGATGCACGCCGGTATATCGGCCTTGCGTCGACGGGCAACTCGGCGGCCGTGACGACGGCGCTCACGCAGGATCCGTCCTGGGCGGCGTCGCTGAGCTCGACCGGCAGCCTCCTCCAACCGCATGAGGCCATGACCGGCAAGGTCGTCAACACGCTGAAGATCCAGATGCACCCGATCGAGCTTGGCCTCGTCACGGCGACGCTGAGGCTGCATGGCGACGAACTGACCGTCTCGCTGCAGGTGCAGACGGCCGAGGCCTACCGCCAGCTCAGCGACGATCAGGATGCCATGGTCAAGGCGCTGCGCGACCAGGGCTTCGCCGTCGACCAGGTCAGCGTCCAGTTCACCCCGGCCGACAGAAACTCTGGCACGCAGCAGGGCGACGGGCAGAGCCAGCAACAGCAACAACAGCCGCAGTTCTCCAGCCAGCCGCAGGCCCGCGAAGGCGGCAATGGCCGCCAGGGCGCCGAGGGGCAGGCAGCACGCAGTTTCGCACGCGAGGAAGCATCCCATGAAGGCACCACGTCGGACAACGCTGCTGGCCTCGCTGGCGGCCAGTCTCTGCGTTCTGGCGGCGTCTACCTCTGA
- a CDS encoding flagellar motor protein MotB: MSEGENHHHGKNEIIIVKRHADHEGDHHSAAWKIAYADFMTAMMAFFLVMWLVNAANEKTQASVASYFNPIKLTDDKPADKSVKRPANSAEGEATQDKSKEQGQQQASGNGAESGKDEKTTAGEETQYSEANFFENPYSVLSEIAQEVGQQANVSAKGEGGAANSGPSTGASGGEAYRDPFDPDFWTQQVDISQATSAGSEGKTVQEALAKDEAEKAEAAKAEAEQAASEDAKAKEDKEADELKKQINKEIGTLGKLAEGLTVTPAEGGLLVSLTDQLDTPMFNIGSAVPQRDMVLAMEKIGKILGSRPGAIAIRGHTDARPFAGGKNDNWRLSMDRAQSAYYMLVRGGLEEKRVSQVTGFADRRLKVQDDPMADANRRIEILIQTEGG; this comes from the coding sequence ATGAGCGAAGGCGAAAATCATCACCACGGCAAGAACGAGATCATCATCGTCAAGCGACATGCCGATCATGAGGGGGACCATCATTCGGCCGCCTGGAAGATCGCCTATGCCGACTTCATGACAGCCATGATGGCGTTCTTCCTCGTGATGTGGCTTGTCAATGCCGCCAACGAGAAGACGCAGGCTTCCGTCGCGTCCTACTTCAACCCGATCAAGCTGACCGACGACAAGCCGGCCGACAAATCGGTGAAGAGGCCGGCCAACAGTGCCGAAGGCGAGGCGACGCAGGACAAGTCCAAGGAACAGGGCCAGCAGCAGGCGAGCGGCAACGGCGCGGAAAGCGGCAAGGACGAGAAGACCACTGCCGGTGAGGAAACCCAGTATTCCGAAGCCAATTTCTTCGAGAACCCCTATTCCGTGCTCTCCGAAATTGCGCAGGAAGTCGGCCAGCAGGCGAATGTGAGCGCCAAGGGCGAGGGCGGTGCGGCCAATTCCGGCCCGTCCACCGGCGCCAGCGGCGGCGAAGCCTATCGCGATCCGTTCGACCCCGACTTCTGGACGCAGCAGGTCGATATCTCGCAGGCGACGAGCGCCGGCAGCGAAGGCAAGACCGTTCAGGAGGCGCTTGCCAAGGACGAGGCGGAAAAGGCCGAAGCCGCAAAGGCCGAGGCGGAGCAGGCTGCGAGCGAGGACGCCAAGGCCAAGGAAGACAAGGAAGCCGACGAGCTTAAGAAGCAGATCAACAAGGAGATCGGCACCCTCGGCAAGCTCGCGGAAGGCCTGACGGTCACGCCGGCCGAAGGCGGCCTGCTCGTCAGCCTCACCGACCAGCTCGATACGCCCATGTTCAACATCGGTTCGGCCGTGCCCCAGCGCGACATGGTGCTGGCGATGGAGAAGATCGGCAAGATCCTCGGAAGCCGTCCAGGCGCCATCGCGATCCGTGGCCATACAGATGCCCGACCCTTTGCGGGTGGCAAGAACGACAACTGGCGGCTCTCGATGGACCGTGCGCAGAGCGCCTATTACATGCTGGTGCGCGGCGGCCTTGAAGAAAAGCGCGTGAGCCAGGTGACGGGCTTTGCCGACCGGCGCCTCAAGGTCCAGGACGATCCGATGGCCGACGCCAACCGTCGCATCGAAATCCTCATTCAGACGGAAGGTGGCTGA
- a CDS encoding flagellin has translation MTSILTNSAAMAALQTLRSIDNSLETTQARVSSGMRVETAADNAAYWSIATTMRSDNRAISTVADALGLGAAKVDTAYTSLESVIDVMSEIKAKLVAAREPGVDKTKINDEIKELKNQLISAAQSASFSGENWLYNTGDEALGIKSVVASFVRSADGNVKVTTLDFNTENSVLIDIETPEQGYLTKPIDLADVMPDPPAFGPYSIIDMDDPEADGVVQLKADTTYEEIDGMISVTDFILKDLTNAASTLGAITKRIEMQESFVASLGDVIDKGIGRLVDADMNEESTRLKALQTQQQLGIQSLSIANSSAENILQLFRQ, from the coding sequence ATGACCAGCATCTTGACCAACTCCGCCGCTATGGCCGCGTTGCAGACTCTCCGTTCGATCGACAACAGCCTCGAGACGACGCAGGCGCGCGTCTCCTCCGGCATGCGCGTCGAAACCGCCGCCGACAACGCCGCCTACTGGTCGATCGCGACCACCATGCGCTCCGACAACCGCGCCATCTCCACCGTCGCCGACGCACTCGGTCTCGGTGCTGCCAAGGTCGATACCGCCTATACCTCCTTGGAAAGCGTCATCGACGTGATGAGCGAGATCAAGGCGAAGCTGGTCGCCGCGCGTGAGCCGGGCGTCGACAAGACCAAGATCAATGATGAAATCAAGGAGCTGAAGAACCAGCTCATCTCGGCTGCCCAGTCGGCCTCGTTCTCCGGCGAGAACTGGCTTTACAATACGGGCGACGAAGCACTCGGCATAAAATCCGTCGTCGCCTCCTTCGTGCGCAGCGCCGACGGCAACGTCAAGGTCACCACGCTCGACTTCAATACAGAGAACTCCGTGTTGATCGACATCGAGACGCCGGAGCAGGGTTACCTCACCAAGCCTATCGATCTTGCCGACGTCATGCCGGATCCGCCGGCCTTTGGTCCGTACTCCATCATCGACATGGACGATCCCGAAGCCGATGGCGTCGTCCAGCTCAAGGCGGATACGACCTACGAAGAAATCGACGGCATGATCAGCGTCACGGATTTCATCCTCAAGGACCTGACGAACGCCGCCTCCACGCTCGGCGCCATCACCAAGCGCATCGAGATGCAGGAGAGCTTCGTCGCCTCGCTTGGCGACGTGATCGACAAGGGCATCGGGCGTCTCGTCGATGCCGATATGAACGAGGAATCGACACGGTTAAAGGCGCTGCAGACCCAGCAGCAGCTGGGCATCCAGTCGCTCTCGATCGCCAATTCGAGCGCAGAAAACATCCTCCAGCTCTTCCGTCAGTAA
- the glf gene encoding UDP-galactopyranose mutase, translating into MGVKEKILIVGAGLSGAVIGRELAQEGYKVEIIDSRSHIAGNCHTERDEATGVMVHIYGPHIFHTDDTEVWDYVNGFTTFMPYKNRVKTTSSGQVYSLPVNLHTINQFFGKTFRPDEARTFLEEQADRTITDPQTFEEQALRFVGNDLYEAFFKGYTQKQWGCSPTALPASILKRLPVRFNYDDNYFFHKYQGMPENGYTDMIERILDHPNIKVTLDTVFNRDDAEGFAHVFYSGPLDGYFDYELGRLGYRTLDFERFTYDGDYQGCAVMNYGDVSVPYTRITEHKHFSPWEEHAGSVCYREFSRACEPQDIPYYPIRLVEEKAQLTEYVARAEQESGVTFVGRLGTYRYLDMDVTIREALDTARLYLARKAENARMSTFLHAPL; encoded by the coding sequence ATGGGTGTGAAAGAGAAAATCCTCATCGTGGGCGCCGGGCTTTCCGGCGCCGTCATCGGCCGCGAGCTCGCACAGGAGGGCTACAAGGTCGAGATCATCGATTCGCGCAGCCACATCGCCGGGAACTGCCACACCGAGCGGGACGAAGCGACCGGCGTGATGGTGCACATCTACGGCCCGCACATCTTCCATACCGACGACACCGAGGTCTGGGACTATGTGAACGGCTTTACGACCTTCATGCCCTATAAGAACCGCGTGAAGACGACGAGCAGCGGCCAGGTCTATTCGCTGCCGGTCAACCTGCACACGATCAACCAGTTCTTCGGTAAGACCTTCCGGCCGGACGAGGCCCGCACCTTCCTCGAAGAGCAGGCGGACAGGACGATCACGGATCCGCAGACCTTCGAGGAGCAGGCGTTGCGCTTCGTCGGAAACGACCTCTATGAGGCCTTTTTCAAGGGCTATACCCAGAAGCAATGGGGCTGCTCGCCGACGGCACTTCCGGCCTCGATCCTCAAGCGGCTGCCGGTGCGCTTCAACTACGACGACAACTACTTCTTCCATAAATACCAGGGCATGCCGGAAAACGGCTATACGGACATGATCGAGCGTATCCTCGATCATCCCAACATCAAGGTCACGCTGGACACCGTGTTCAACCGGGACGATGCGGAGGGTTTCGCCCACGTCTTCTATTCCGGACCGCTCGACGGCTATTTCGACTACGAGCTTGGCCGGCTCGGCTATCGCACGCTCGATTTCGAGCGCTTCACCTATGACGGCGACTACCAGGGCTGTGCGGTGATGAACTACGGCGACGTCTCGGTGCCCTACACCCGCATTACCGAACACAAGCATTTCTCGCCGTGGGAAGAACATGCCGGTTCCGTCTGCTACCGCGAGTTCTCGCGCGCCTGCGAACCGCAGGACATTCCCTACTACCCGATCCGACTGGTCGAGGAGAAGGCGCAGCTCACCGAGTATGTCGCCCGCGCCGAACAGGAAAGCGGCGTCACCTTCGTCGGGCGGCTCGGCACATATCGCTATCTCGACATGGACGTGACCATCCGCGAGGCACTCGATACGGCCAGGCTCTATCTCGCCCGGAAGGCAGAGAATGCTAGAATGTCGACCTTCCTGCACGCGCCGCTTTAA
- a CDS encoding response regulator transcription factor, with protein sequence MIVVVDERELVKDGYTSLFGREGVPSTGFDPREFGEWVNTAADSDIDAVEAFLIGQGQLGMELPRAIRDRSQAPVIAVSDTHSLENTLALFDSGVDDVVRKPVHPREILARAAAIRRRLKALTNFTEIGPIRVFSDGRDPEINDDVFPLPRRERRILEYLVANRGRRLSKTQIFNAIYGIFDEDVEENVVESHISKLRKKLRKKLGFDPIDSKRFLGYCIDWQN encoded by the coding sequence ATGATCGTAGTGGTTGATGAGCGCGAGCTCGTGAAAGACGGCTATACTTCTCTTTTTGGTCGCGAGGGCGTGCCCTCGACGGGGTTCGATCCCCGTGAATTCGGCGAGTGGGTCAACACCGCTGCCGATTCGGACATCGATGCGGTCGAGGCGTTCCTGATCGGTCAGGGCCAGCTCGGCATGGAGCTGCCCCGGGCTATCCGGGATCGCTCCCAGGCCCCGGTGATCGCGGTCAGCGATACACATTCTCTCGAAAACACCCTTGCGCTGTTTGACAGCGGCGTCGATGACGTCGTGCGCAAGCCGGTGCATCCCCGGGAAATTCTGGCCCGTGCGGCGGCCATCCGGCGGCGCTTGAAAGCGCTCACCAATTTCACCGAAATCGGCCCGATCCGCGTCTTCTCGGATGGTCGCGACCCGGAAATCAACGACGACGTCTTCCCGCTGCCGCGCCGCGAGCGCCGCATCCTCGAATACTTGGTCGCCAACCGCGGCCGCCGGCTTTCCAAGACCCAGATCTTCAACGCGATCTACGGAATCTTCGACGAGGATGTTGAGGAAAACGTCGTCGAAAGCCACATCAGCAAGCTGCGCAAGAAACTGCGCAAGAAGCTCGGTTTCGATCCGATCGATTCCAAGCGTTTCCTTGGCTACTGCATCGACTGGCAGAACTGA
- a CDS encoding transglycosylase SLT domain-containing protein: MKAPRRTTLLASLAASLCVLAASTSDAKAAVGSCEREILAAAAKYDIPAGILYSVGLTETGRKGSLQPYAMNIEGKAFFGQDRQDALRAFEAARARGAKLIDLGCMQINHHFHGDQFTSPAEMFDPRKNVEYAAAFLARLHARHETWTMAVARYHAGPNNDPAQKRYVCRVIANLVATGYGSWTQNAKQFCQ, translated from the coding sequence ATGAAGGCACCACGTCGGACAACGCTGCTGGCCTCGCTGGCGGCCAGTCTCTGCGTTCTGGCGGCGTCTACCTCTGACGCGAAAGCCGCCGTCGGCAGCTGCGAGCGTGAGATTCTCGCTGCCGCTGCCAAATACGATATCCCCGCCGGGATCCTCTATTCGGTCGGTCTCACCGAGACCGGCCGCAAGGGCTCGTTGCAGCCCTATGCCATGAATATCGAGGGCAAGGCCTTCTTCGGCCAGGATCGGCAGGATGCCCTGCGGGCCTTCGAGGCCGCGCGTGCCCGTGGTGCCAAGCTGATCGATCTTGGCTGCATGCAGATCAACCACCACTTCCACGGCGACCAGTTCACCTCGCCGGCGGAGATGTTCGACCCCCGCAAGAACGTCGAATATGCGGCGGCGTTCCTGGCGCGTCTTCATGCCCGGCACGAGACCTGGACGATGGCTGTTGCACGGTATCATGCCGGGCCAAACAACGATCCGGCGCAAAAGCGATATGTCTGCCGGGTGATCGCCAACCTGGTCGCAACCGGCTATGGAAGCTGGACTCAGAACGCGAAGCAGTTCTGTCAATAA
- a CDS encoding flagellar basal body-associated FliL family protein, with translation MAEEEQGDGPAKKKPTLIITIAAIAVLTLLAGGGGWLVGNMLAPPPAEKPAEEVAKAEPEGGAAEGEAGQEVPHISTEANGIVLLDPITSNLAYPSDNRVRLEVALMFKGAPNVALAEEIHQDILAYMRTVSLQQVQGPRGFQYLREDLQERVDLRSEGRVTNVMFRTFVIE, from the coding sequence ATGGCGGAAGAAGAACAAGGCGACGGCCCGGCGAAGAAGAAGCCGACGCTGATCATCACCATCGCGGCCATCGCCGTGCTGACGCTGCTTGCCGGCGGCGGCGGCTGGCTCGTCGGCAACATGCTGGCACCGCCTCCCGCCGAAAAGCCGGCGGAAGAGGTGGCAAAGGCTGAACCCGAGGGCGGCGCTGCGGAAGGCGAGGCGGGGCAGGAAGTGCCCCACATCTCCACCGAAGCGAACGGCATCGTGCTGCTCGATCCGATCACCAGCAACCTTGCCTACCCGTCCGACAACCGCGTCCGCCTCGAAGTCGCGCTCATGTTCAAGGGGGCGCCGAACGTCGCGCTCGCCGAGGAAATCCATCAGGATATCCTGGCCTACATGCGCACGGTCTCGCTCCAGCAGGTGCAGGGACCGCGCGGTTTCCAATATCTCAGGGAAGACCTGCAGGAGCGGGTTGACCTCAGGTCGGAAGGGCGCGTAACCAACGTCATGTTCCGAACCTTTGTGATCGAATGA
- the motC gene encoding chemotaxis protein MotC, translating to MGLLRRLLMMGTVFCGIASAAVPACAENLDDLAPYKMIRSLQYVQDTVALGDHSAMEMQRFLLSTIDERFRTADAAIFDDPRNVDAALIYAMSGGNPETLELLIKRDVGGHFDSRITDALRSYLGGRGSQSVKSLAEIFPEYKRARVGPYLALVSANSVIRKDPALALTYFDWARLVAPGTIVEEAALRRSVYVTSEAGWIDKSMVYANRYARRYLRSPYASQFADLFVKLAVDHFEAIKEEDILEVLSFMDVPRQREVYLRMARLAAISGKNKLASLAAERAQMLSEDGESVPRVLADLYSGLASVPSGDVSSAMESIIAIPDDKLSEKDRALKAAAKAVAEEVLRAPQASLAETEAVAVPEQPEDASYAGLNEAETAERSMDPQAGAEETPVATAAELDKKKKEQAAEAGIDPTFDTFVSSGRSKLDEIDALLKGEGS from the coding sequence ATGGGTCTGTTGCGGCGCCTGCTTATGATGGGTACGGTCTTTTGCGGCATCGCGTCTGCCGCAGTGCCCGCCTGCGCGGAGAATCTCGACGATCTCGCGCCCTACAAGATGATCCGTTCGCTGCAATATGTGCAGGACACGGTGGCGCTCGGCGACCATTCCGCAATGGAGATGCAGCGCTTTCTGCTGTCCACTATCGACGAGCGGTTTCGTACGGCGGACGCCGCGATTTTCGATGACCCGCGCAATGTCGATGCAGCACTCATCTATGCCATGAGCGGCGGCAATCCGGAGACGCTGGAACTCCTCATAAAAAGGGATGTCGGCGGCCATTTCGATTCCCGCATCACCGATGCCCTGCGCAGCTATCTGGGTGGCCGCGGCAGCCAGAGCGTGAAGTCGCTGGCCGAAATCTTTCCGGAATACAAGCGTGCGCGCGTCGGTCCCTACCTGGCGCTGGTTTCCGCCAATTCGGTCATCCGCAAGGATCCCGCCTTGGCGCTGACCTATTTCGACTGGGCGCGGCTGGTGGCGCCCGGCACGATCGTCGAAGAGGCTGCGCTGCGCCGCTCCGTCTATGTGACAAGTGAGGCCGGCTGGATCGACAAGAGCATGGTCTATGCGAACCGCTACGCGCGGCGCTACCTGCGCTCGCCCTATGCCAGTCAGTTCGCCGACCTCTTCGTCAAGCTCGCCGTCGATCATTTCGAGGCGATCAAGGAAGAGGATATTCTCGAGGTCCTGTCCTTCATGGATGTGCCGCGGCAGCGGGAGGTCTATCTGCGCATGGCGCGGCTCGCCGCGATCTCGGGCAAGAACAAGCTCGCCTCGCTCGCCGCCGAACGCGCCCAGATGCTGTCCGAGGACGGGGAAAGCGTGCCGCGGGTGCTGGCCGATCTCTATTCCGGGCTGGCCTCGGTTCCTTCAGGCGATGTCTCGTCTGCGATGGAATCCATCATCGCCATTCCGGATGACAAGCTTTCGGAGAAGGACCGCGCCTTGAAGGCCGCGGCCAAGGCGGTGGCTGAAGAGGTCCTGCGCGCACCACAGGCGTCGCTGGCCGAAACGGAGGCCGTTGCCGTACCGGAACAGCCCGAGGATGCGTCCTATGCGGGCCTGAATGAGGCGGAAACGGCGGAGCGGTCGATGGATCCGCAGGCAGGCGCGGAGGAGACCCCGGTCGCTACCGCCGCCGAGCTGGACAAGAAGAAGAAAGAGCAGGCGGCAGAAGCGGGCATCGATCCGACGTTCGATACATTCGTATCGAGTGGTCGGTCCAAGCTCGACGAGATCGACGCGCTCTTGAAAGGAGAAGGCAGTTGA